Proteins encoded together in one Geothermobacter hydrogeniphilus window:
- a CDS encoding putative Ig domain-containing protein, translating to MMGINVSRVLLFMVGLTLAVTTTVNAKTITMTWDASSDSRVTGYKIYYSTTSPDPPFNGTGANEGPSPVDVGNNLTATLSGLVNEQAHYLAVTAYDAAGNESDYSNIAVSSAILPQINRPPVLAAIGSRTVTARSTLSFSLGASDPDGDTLVYSVVNLPPGASFNASTGSFNWTPDDSAVGSSYSPTFSVSDGSLSDSETVAIEVAAYVPPDSDGDGVIDSQDAFPQDASEWLDTDRDGIGNNADPDDDNDGVIDSRDSAPLDAATSAWRITAVAGSGGTITPSGDSLLAYGQSQGYTISAAAGFFLEDVLVDGISVGPVEQYQFVAVDSSHRIEALFQPVADGLRLPANESGLPGVDRLDGGDDSSNLVGGVPKSDLDYLFRIVLQDTSGNAAAVMLVLNGYAYPMTLQSGILAAGATYGFTTRLGPMASQFFHFEARDTQGTVLFRFPAEGELDAPRIELLNGRNIVGIPTDPDVPALTADQAFGASPAYQWFTDGKKTGHYQLLSGDSELTAGTGYVIKRTAGSQLPAPDPATDNPAPNCEIPLQKGWNLIANPYGGNVALADIQVQVDGSAPLTWRDAVASGQVIDGMYAFVGEDWGNRMILYPGDDPDAVLVPGIGYWIYVNSENDAVALIVPRPQT from the coding sequence ATGATGGGGATCAACGTTTCAAGAGTACTGCTGTTCATGGTCGGGCTCACCCTGGCCGTCACGACCACGGTGAACGCCAAAACCATCACCATGACCTGGGATGCCAGTTCCGACAGTCGAGTCACGGGCTACAAGATCTACTATTCCACAACCTCCCCCGATCCGCCGTTCAACGGCACCGGGGCCAATGAGGGGCCGTCGCCGGTCGATGTCGGCAACAACCTGACCGCCACCCTCAGCGGCCTGGTGAACGAGCAGGCACACTACCTTGCCGTCACCGCCTACGACGCAGCCGGCAACGAAAGCGACTATTCCAATATCGCCGTCAGCTCCGCCATCCTGCCGCAGATCAACCGGCCGCCGGTGCTGGCAGCCATCGGCAGCAGAACCGTGACTGCGAGATCCACCCTGAGCTTCTCTCTCGGCGCCAGTGACCCCGACGGCGACACGCTCGTCTACAGCGTTGTCAACCTGCCGCCGGGGGCAAGCTTCAACGCCTCCACAGGCAGCTTCAACTGGACGCCCGACGATTCCGCGGTCGGCAGCAGCTACAGTCCGACTTTTTCGGTCAGCGACGGCAGCCTGAGCGATTCTGAAACGGTGGCCATCGAGGTCGCGGCCTATGTCCCCCCGGACAGCGACGGCGACGGCGTCATCGACAGCCAGGACGCCTTCCCCCAGGACGCTTCTGAATGGCTCGATACCGACCGCGACGGGATCGGCAACAACGCCGACCCGGACGATGACAACGACGGTGTCATCGACAGCCGGGACAGCGCGCCCCTCGATGCCGCAACCAGCGCCTGGCGGATCACTGCCGTCGCCGGCAGTGGTGGAACCATCACCCCGTCCGGCGACAGCCTGCTGGCGTATGGCCAGTCCCAGGGCTATACCATCAGCGCGGCAGCCGGCTTCTTCCTTGAAGATGTCCTTGTCGACGGCATATCCGTCGGCCCGGTCGAACAATACCAGTTCGTCGCCGTTGACAGTTCGCACCGCATCGAAGCACTGTTCCAACCGGTTGCCGACGGTCTGCGCCTGCCGGCCAACGAGAGCGGACTGCCCGGCGTCGACCGCCTCGATGGCGGAGACGACTCCTCCAACCTGGTCGGCGGAGTACCGAAAAGCGACCTCGATTATCTCTTCCGCATCGTTCTGCAGGACACTTCGGGCAACGCCGCCGCAGTTATGCTGGTTCTCAACGGCTATGCCTATCCGATGACCCTGCAGAGCGGCATCCTTGCCGCCGGGGCAACCTACGGCTTCACCACCCGTCTCGGCCCGATGGCCTCCCAGTTCTTCCACTTCGAAGCCAGGGACACCCAGGGAACAGTTCTGTTCCGGTTCCCGGCCGAGGGCGAGCTTGACGCGCCCCGCATCGAACTGCTGAACGGCAGGAATATCGTCGGCATCCCCACAGACCCCGACGTACCGGCCCTGACCGCCGACCAGGCGTTCGGCGCGTCACCGGCCTACCAGTGGTTCACCGACGGCAAAAAGACCGGCCACTACCAGCTGCTCTCCGGAGACAGCGAGCTGACCGCCGGCACGGGATATGTCATCAAGCGTACCGCCGGCAGCCAGCTCCCGGCCCCGGATCCGGCCACTGATAATCCCGCCCCGAACTGTGAAATCCCGCTGCAGAAAGGCTGGAACCTGATCGCCAACCCCTACGGCGGAAATGTCGCTCTCGCCGATATCCAGGTTCAGGTGGACGGTTCCGCCCCCCTCACATGGCGTGACGCGGTTGCTTCCGGGCAGGTGATCGACGGGATGTATGCCTTTGTCGGCGAGGACTGGGGCAACCGCATGATCCTGTACCCCGGCGACGACCCGGATGCCGTCCTTGTCCCCGGGATCGGCTACTGGATTTACGTGAATTCCGAGAATGACGCGGTCGCGCTGATCGTGCCCAGACCGCAGACCTGA
- a CDS encoding Ig-like domain-containing protein: protein MRTIKIIQLLIIISLLSLLSACGGGGGGTSEPAPTTLSGRVADGYLTGARVFLDRNGNRSLDAGEPWDITSAGGHFSLQVAPGDGDRYPVVAEIIAGQTIDEDQPQETIAAGYRLIAPAGQWTFISPLTTLVKNERDKTPTLSLPEAETRIRSQLGLGAGISLFDDYIQSDDSNAAAAHHAAGIVAGLMGTLENLIEQNVGTALTDDQRTAVELMIDDQIKARQAMIAESLAAAGNPTTREATEAAILADIDSSSLNADLLDRYLDRMQNPAPIWDMTAPKILNQVPAIDSKTSIDVVISLGFDEKLDPVSVSTDSLQLIGPSGPLSGTLTYDPDTRQLAFTPDDYLMAYTDYRVELTGVTDLYGNPLEHPLVWSFTTIFDQLPPALPDF from the coding sequence ATGAGAACAATCAAGATCATTCAGCTGTTGATAATAATTTCCCTGTTGTCACTGCTGTCCGCCTGCGGCGGCGGAGGCGGCGGCACATCAGAACCGGCGCCGACCACCCTCAGCGGGCGGGTCGCTGACGGCTACCTCACCGGCGCGCGGGTATTTCTTGACCGCAACGGCAATCGATCCCTCGACGCGGGGGAACCCTGGGACATCACCTCCGCGGGAGGCCATTTCAGCCTGCAGGTCGCCCCGGGTGATGGCGACCGCTACCCGGTCGTCGCCGAAATCATCGCCGGACAGACGATCGATGAAGATCAACCGCAGGAAACGATTGCCGCCGGCTATCGCCTGATCGCGCCGGCGGGTCAGTGGACCTTTATTTCCCCCCTGACAACCCTGGTCAAGAACGAGCGGGACAAGACCCCCACCCTTTCACTGCCGGAAGCCGAAACCCGGATCCGTTCGCAGCTCGGCCTCGGTGCGGGGATCTCCCTGTTCGACGACTACATCCAGTCCGACGACAGCAACGCGGCGGCGGCCCATCATGCCGCCGGTATCGTCGCCGGGCTGATGGGAACCCTGGAGAATCTGATCGAACAGAATGTCGGCACTGCGCTGACAGACGACCAGCGAACAGCAGTGGAACTGATGATCGACGACCAGATCAAGGCCCGACAGGCCATGATCGCCGAAAGCCTTGCCGCGGCAGGAAACCCGACGACCAGGGAGGCGACCGAAGCGGCGATACTGGCCGACATCGACAGCAGTTCCTTGAACGCTGACCTGCTGGACCGCTATCTCGACCGCATGCAGAATCCCGCTCCGATCTGGGATATGACCGCGCCGAAGATCCTCAACCAGGTACCCGCGATCGACAGCAAAACCTCCATCGATGTCGTCATCTCCCTCGGTTTTGACGAAAAGCTTGACCCGGTCTCTGTTTCGACCGATTCACTACAGCTGATCGGCCCATCCGGGCCATTAAGCGGGACACTTACCTACGACCCTGACACCCGGCAGCTGGCGTTCACTCCCGATGACTACCTGATGGCCTATACCGACTACCGGGTTGAGCTGACGGGAGTCACGGACCTGTACGGCAACCCCCTGGAACACCCCCTGGTCTGGAGTTTCACCACCATTTTCGATCAATTACCACCGGCACTTCCCGATTTCTGA
- a CDS encoding IPT/TIG domain-containing protein yields the protein MKRSVAGILFTLILLPVFAEAFEISSIAPSRGEPGTEITVTGGPFSRLTRVRLGEKTVPVHDVNSRILRFFLPDVQPGEYVLSLEHVGEEISLTQFIEILEPTPLIGNISPRNIDACGTAEEQSVQVDGRFFLDGASLLFDGVSVPMERVDSGQIRFFIPSTMRSGVHGIQVRNPSGKTSLPHSLWVNDIPSIDSIERGEDYVNHFEIIIHGRNFYFNSILSVTQPNSRAPESDHRSRIIYSDARGFGSNPGSVQQTSDRLVFRDCRTLIYERYPSSSQVRDLFFQVINPDGKKSEPFGISLP from the coding sequence ATGAAACGTTCAGTCGCCGGAATTCTCTTCACCTTGATACTGCTGCCCGTCTTTGCCGAGGCTTTTGAAATCAGTTCGATCGCTCCGAGTCGTGGTGAACCGGGGACCGAAATTACCGTGACCGGCGGCCCTTTTTCCCGCCTGACCCGGGTCCGGCTGGGAGAGAAAACGGTTCCCGTCCATGATGTGAACTCACGCATATTGCGTTTTTTTCTGCCTGATGTGCAGCCGGGAGAGTACGTGCTGTCGCTGGAACATGTCGGCGAAGAAATCTCTCTGACGCAATTCATCGAAATTCTTGAACCGACACCGCTGATCGGCAACATCTCGCCCCGGAATATCGATGCCTGCGGAACTGCTGAAGAACAATCCGTCCAGGTCGATGGACGGTTTTTTCTGGACGGGGCAAGTCTGCTTTTCGATGGTGTTTCGGTTCCCATGGAGAGGGTTGATTCGGGACAGATCCGTTTTTTTATTCCTTCGACGATGAGGTCGGGTGTTCACGGTATTCAGGTGCGGAATCCCAGCGGAAAGACCTCGTTGCCGCATTCCCTGTGGGTCAATGATATCCCCTCAATTGACAGCATTGAGCGGGGAGAGGATTATGTGAATCATTTCGAAATTATCATTCATGGACGAAACTTCTATTTCAACTCGATTCTCAGCGTAACCCAGCCGAACAGTCGGGCTCCTGAATCTGACCATCGTTCCAGAATCATCTATAGCGATGCCAGGGGATTCGGCAGCAACCCCGGAAGTGTCCAGCAAACGTCTGATCGGCTGGTTTTTCGTGACTGTCGAACCCTGATCTATGAACGCTATCCGTCCAGCAGTCAGGTGCGGGATCTGTTTTTTCAAGTGATCAATCCCGATGGGAAAAAATCGGAGCCGTTCGGTATCTCTCTTCCCTGA
- a CDS encoding ABC transporter permease, with amino-acid sequence MSLPRFRTERRELNAPLLRFLAPLLSILVALFVAGFLLLAAGVDPAAAYLEIFRESVGSVYGLSETLVKATPLIFAGLGVSFAFRMQIWNIGAEGQIYIGAMAASGVALFSGIENHLLMLTCMLVAAFVCGGLWAGVAGLLRARWQVNEVIVTLLMNYIAILWTDYLLFGAWKDPKGFNFPLSAQFSDAARLGDYFNTRLHSGFFLALFCALLLYLLMERTVWGFEVKAIGSNPQAAQYAGMKTGPAIVLVLFLSGALAALAGFSEVAGLQHRLIHGISPGYGYTAIIIAWLARRSALGVVVVSFLMGILLVGGDSLQLTWQLPIAFIYAFQGLILFFLLAADFFLQYRIRRVAGGDA; translated from the coding sequence ATGAGCCTGCCGCGCTTTCGTACTGAACGGCGTGAACTGAACGCGCCGCTGCTGCGTTTTCTGGCCCCGTTGCTTTCGATCCTGGTGGCCCTGTTTGTAGCCGGTTTCCTGCTGCTGGCCGCCGGGGTCGATCCGGCCGCCGCCTACCTGGAAATTTTCCGCGAATCGGTCGGCTCGGTTTACGGCCTCTCCGAAACCCTGGTCAAGGCGACGCCGCTGATTTTCGCCGGGCTGGGGGTGTCGTTCGCCTTCCGCATGCAGATCTGGAATATCGGCGCCGAAGGGCAGATCTATATCGGCGCCATGGCCGCCAGCGGGGTGGCGCTCTTCTCCGGGATCGAAAACCACCTGCTGATGCTGACCTGCATGCTGGTCGCGGCTTTCGTCTGCGGCGGTCTCTGGGCCGGGGTGGCGGGGCTGCTTCGGGCCCGCTGGCAGGTCAACGAGGTGATCGTCACCCTGCTGATGAATTACATTGCCATTCTCTGGACCGATTACCTGCTGTTCGGCGCCTGGAAGGATCCCAAGGGGTTTAATTTTCCCCTCAGTGCGCAGTTCTCCGACGCGGCCCGTCTCGGTGATTATTTCAATACCCGGCTGCACAGCGGTTTCTTCCTGGCCCTGTTCTGCGCCCTGCTGCTCTACCTGTTGATGGAACGTACCGTCTGGGGATTCGAGGTCAAGGCCATCGGCAGCAATCCGCAGGCGGCGCAATATGCCGGGATGAAAACCGGACCCGCCATCGTCCTGGTCCTCTTCCTGAGCGGCGCGCTGGCCGCTCTTGCCGGATTCAGTGAAGTCGCCGGGCTGCAGCACCGGTTGATCCACGGCATCTCTCCCGGTTACGGCTACACCGCCATCATCATTGCCTGGCTGGCGCGGCGCAGCGCCCTGGGGGTGGTGGTCGTCTCTTTTCTGATGGGCATCCTGCTGGTCGGTGGTGACAGTCTGCAGCTCACTTGGCAGCTGCCGATCGCCTTCATCTATGCCTTCCAGGGGTTGATCCTGTTTTTTCTGCTGGCCGCTGATTTTTTCCTGCAGTACCGCATCCGTCGGGTCGCCGGAGGTGACGCATGA
- a CDS encoding flavodoxin family protein gives MAEDQKALAIIGSYRQGGTIDSVVGEIMTSLEESGLKTETIYLREQHIEFCANCRACLQKQGSVRGKCPLDDDMDAILAAIETADCLVLGAPVNFGNINALTRAFMERCICFAYWPWDTPAPKIRKHRPTKKALLISASAAPAWLGRHFSGAPAALKKLSRMIGARPVGILWVGLVNRKNPSLSGITRRRARKLARKLVL, from the coding sequence ATGGCTGAAGACCAAAAAGCCCTCGCTATTATCGGCAGCTATCGTCAAGGCGGAACCATCGATAGCGTCGTCGGTGAAATCATGACGTCTCTGGAAGAGTCGGGGCTGAAGACGGAAACAATCTATCTTCGGGAACAGCACATTGAGTTTTGCGCAAACTGCCGCGCCTGTCTGCAGAAACAGGGGAGTGTACGCGGAAAATGCCCGCTGGATGATGACATGGACGCCATCCTTGCCGCCATTGAAACCGCCGACTGCCTTGTCCTCGGAGCACCGGTAAATTTCGGCAATATCAATGCCCTGACCCGCGCCTTCATGGAACGCTGCATCTGTTTCGCCTATTGGCCCTGGGACACGCCGGCCCCGAAGATCAGGAAGCACCGGCCCACGAAAAAAGCACTGCTGATTTCAGCGTCTGCCGCCCCAGCCTGGCTCGGACGACATTTTTCAGGAGCCCCCGCCGCGCTGAAAAAGCTCTCCCGCATGATCGGCGCCAGACCGGTCGGCATCCTCTGGGTCGGCCTGGTCAACAGAAAAAATCCGTCTTTATCCGGCATAACAAGACGCCGGGCCCGTAAACTTGCCCGCAAACTGGTTCTCTGA
- a CDS encoding B12-binding domain-containing radical SAM protein yields MRVVLATLHSKYIHPSLALPCLAAYCGDLDCEFRIREFTLHEPKESILAMLLAEQAEVICFSVYLWNRRATLDLVDALHVAHPGLRIVLGGPEVSFDGEELFARHPGLAALVRGEGELPLYGLLRAWMAGEEPRDIPRLDWRERQRIITGPDGPPLTDLDRIPSPFAAGLVALDKGTIYCETSRGCPYSCAFCMSALDTRVRSFSPQRIEADLGRLMAAGVRQVKLVDRTFNYDAARARHIWRFILRHNRHTNFHFEIGAHLLTEDCLQLLEQVPKGMFQFEIGVQSTLPETLRAIGRDASLQKLEANVSRLIRAGNIHLHLDLIAGLPGEDYNGFLVSIDRVLALGPEHLQVEPVKLLPGSPLRSDAAERGIRFDPNPPYTVLATPKLSPARLEQLRTVSRLLDLTWNAGRTRHLFAALERQGITPARALDRLAGFCLAGQRLRHPLSQPGIFELIWEWLREDFADPDFPALREALGRDYAHCERVLPGKVPEFLKGDLSDEERRNVRRRVDAEREKHRGDGSKLQFFAAPFTHLPGREGERVILLYLYRTASGRGREVEELWFRDGTWQTPSA; encoded by the coding sequence GGCGGAGGTCATCTGCTTCTCGGTCTACCTCTGGAACCGCCGTGCGACCCTTGATCTGGTTGATGCCCTGCACGTCGCCCACCCCGGATTGCGGATCGTCCTTGGCGGACCGGAAGTCAGCTTTGACGGGGAGGAACTGTTCGCGCGCCACCCGGGGCTGGCCGCCCTGGTGCGCGGCGAGGGGGAACTGCCGCTGTACGGCCTGCTGCGGGCCTGGATGGCGGGGGAAGAACCGCGGGATATCCCGCGCCTTGACTGGCGGGAGCGGCAACGGATCATCACCGGGCCGGACGGTCCGCCCCTGACGGACCTCGACCGCATCCCCTCCCCTTTCGCCGCCGGACTGGTCGCCCTCGACAAGGGGACAATCTACTGTGAAACCAGCCGCGGCTGTCCCTACAGCTGCGCATTCTGCATGAGCGCCCTCGACACGCGGGTCCGCAGTTTTTCACCGCAGCGGATCGAGGCCGACCTCGGACGACTGATGGCGGCCGGGGTCAGGCAGGTCAAACTGGTCGACCGTACCTTCAATTACGACGCCGCCCGCGCCCGGCACATCTGGCGCTTCATCCTGCGACACAACCGGCACACCAATTTCCATTTCGAGATCGGCGCCCACCTGCTGACTGAAGACTGCCTGCAACTGCTGGAGCAGGTGCCGAAGGGGATGTTCCAGTTTGAGATCGGCGTGCAGTCGACCCTGCCCGAGACCCTGCGGGCGATCGGCCGCGATGCCTCGCTGCAGAAGCTGGAGGCAAACGTTTCCCGGCTGATCCGGGCCGGCAACATCCATCTCCACCTCGACCTGATCGCCGGACTGCCGGGGGAGGATTATAACGGCTTCCTCGTCTCCATCGACCGGGTTCTCGCGCTCGGCCCCGAACACCTGCAGGTCGAGCCGGTCAAGCTGCTGCCCGGATCACCGCTGCGCTCTGACGCGGCCGAACGCGGCATCCGCTTCGACCCCAACCCGCCCTACACGGTTCTCGCCACCCCGAAACTGTCCCCCGCGCGGCTGGAACAGCTGCGCACCGTCAGCCGCCTGCTCGATCTGACCTGGAACGCCGGCCGCACACGCCACCTCTTCGCCGCCCTGGAACGGCAGGGGATCACGCCGGCCCGCGCCCTTGACCGGCTGGCCGGCTTCTGCCTCGCGGGACAGAGACTGCGCCATCCCTTAAGCCAACCGGGAATCTTCGAACTCATCTGGGAATGGCTTCGGGAGGACTTTGCCGATCCGGACTTCCCCGCCCTGCGCGAGGCCCTGGGGCGCGACTACGCCCACTGTGAGCGGGTGCTGCCGGGAAAGGTTCCGGAATTCCTGAAGGGGGATTTAAGCGATGAGGAACGCCGCAATGTGCGCCGGCGAGTGGATGCCGAGCGGGAAAAACATCGCGGCGACGGCAGTAAGCTGCAGTTCTTCGCCGCGCCTTTCACCCACCTGCCGGGACGGGAAGGAGAACGCGTGATCCTCCTCTACCTCTACCGCACCGCCAGCGGTCGGGGCCGTGAAGTGGAAGAGCTCTGGTTCAGAGACGGAACCTGGCAAACGCCTTCCGCCTGA
- a CDS encoding YdgA family protein: MKKLLVLIGILMLCAAGIAGATYLVGNKTEKRCTELLAKYQRLGPFTITAENYRRGFLKSKFQTTVKIRVPNPDPQKNNPEAPDEIELVFEHILRHGPFILQKEKGRESIIPAFVVIETRLSRVSPGNDRFQQFLQETPELKAVAATTRISFSGEVTSSLHLPSFAVDQDGTRFSFAGAVINTTYNARKKTIAANFELRPLKLQMQDGELSWQGSQGEFELFEGLPQIYVGISSANIAPLQIEYTKGNSGERQRISMEGIKVTADSRCDGKLVHYNEKINFAGITVNGKTFGPGRCELELKNLDGEILGSIQTQAEEIYKNSDTFNPDEINAQILPLYGQLLTGLLTADPEFSIRNLHFTTPMGDLDGNLRVRFSGTPPETLKRPAALLKTMNAEAAIEVDQRIINAMIGRFMKSNLEAARKQGRLPQQYGDRELDQLASRQADRQIEVMLQQNYFTRKGDLLRADATLKEGKLVLNGREVRQL; this comes from the coding sequence ATGAAAAAACTTCTGGTACTGATTGGAATCCTGATGCTCTGCGCAGCCGGTATCGCCGGCGCAACATACCTGGTGGGAAACAAGACCGAAAAAAGATGTACCGAACTGCTCGCGAAATATCAGCGACTCGGCCCCTTCACGATAACCGCCGAAAACTACCGACGCGGCTTCCTGAAATCAAAATTTCAGACAACTGTCAAAATCAGGGTGCCCAACCCGGACCCGCAGAAGAACAATCCGGAAGCGCCCGACGAAATCGAACTGGTCTTCGAACACATCCTGCGCCACGGCCCGTTCATCTTGCAGAAGGAAAAAGGCCGGGAATCCATCATCCCCGCCTTTGTCGTTATCGAAACCCGACTTTCGAGAGTGTCTCCCGGCAATGACCGGTTCCAGCAATTCCTGCAGGAGACGCCGGAATTGAAGGCGGTTGCAGCGACCACCAGGATCAGTTTCTCCGGGGAGGTAACCAGTTCTCTCCACCTGCCGTCTTTTGCGGTTGATCAGGATGGAACCCGGTTTTCCTTTGCGGGAGCCGTCATCAATACCACCTACAACGCACGCAAAAAGACCATCGCCGCCAACTTCGAGTTGCGGCCTCTGAAACTGCAGATGCAGGACGGAGAATTATCCTGGCAGGGCTCACAAGGTGAATTCGAACTCTTTGAAGGTCTGCCGCAGATCTATGTCGGCATCAGTTCCGCCAACATCGCCCCCCTGCAGATAGAGTACACCAAAGGCAACAGCGGAGAACGGCAACGCATCAGCATGGAGGGCATCAAGGTCACTGCCGACAGCCGTTGTGACGGCAAGCTGGTGCACTACAACGAAAAGATCAATTTTGCCGGGATAACGGTCAACGGAAAAACCTTTGGTCCCGGACGCTGTGAGCTGGAACTCAAAAACCTCGACGGTGAGATTCTGGGATCGATTCAGACCCAAGCCGAGGAGATCTACAAAAACAGTGACACATTCAATCCGGACGAAATCAACGCGCAGATTCTCCCTCTTTACGGACAACTGCTGACCGGCCTGCTCACGGCTGACCCGGAATTCAGCATCCGCAATCTGCACTTCACCACCCCCATGGGTGATCTCGACGGCAATCTCCGGGTGCGCTTCTCCGGAACGCCCCCCGAAACCCTGAAACGTCCCGCCGCATTGCTGAAAACCATGAACGCCGAGGCGGCAATCGAAGTCGACCAGCGGATCATCAATGCCATGATCGGCAGATTCATGAAAAGCAACCTGGAAGCCGCCCGGAAACAGGGGCGCCTGCCTCAGCAATACGGTGACCGGGAGCTTGATCAACTGGCATCCCGACAGGCCGACCGCCAGATCGAAGTGATGCTGCAACAGAACTATTTCACCCGCAAAGGAGACCTGTTGCGGGCCGACGCCACCCTCAAGGAAGGGAAACTGGTTCTCAACGGCCGGGAGGTGCGGCAACTTTAG
- a CDS encoding ABC transporter permease, which produces MIDILLDATVRAGTPILFATLGALISERAGIINLGIEGLMLIGALAGFSAAHGCGSLSVGLLVAFVAAMAAGAIHALICVQLRGNQIVSGLALTMFGIGITALFGRGMVGLTIDGFSRIAIPGLSRLPLVGKAFFNQDAMIYSSFLLVAVIWLFFYRTRWGLNLRTVGENPAAADTCGVPVERYRFLAVAVGSGIVGLGGAYLSMAYTPMWIENMSAGRGWIAVALVIFACWSSPRAMLGAYLFGGITALQLRMQAMGTEISAHILQMLPYIGTILVLVISTLRLQKGAGQQPESLGLPYDREDRK; this is translated from the coding sequence ATGATCGATATCCTGCTCGACGCCACGGTCCGTGCCGGCACACCGATCCTGTTCGCCACCCTCGGCGCCCTGATCAGTGAGCGGGCCGGGATCATCAATCTCGGTATCGAGGGGCTGATGCTGATCGGCGCCCTGGCCGGTTTCAGTGCCGCCCATGGCTGCGGCAGCCTGTCGGTCGGTCTGCTGGTCGCCTTTGTCGCCGCCATGGCGGCGGGCGCCATTCACGCTCTGATCTGTGTCCAGTTGCGCGGCAACCAGATTGTCAGCGGCCTGGCACTGACCATGTTCGGTATCGGCATCACCGCCCTGTTCGGGCGCGGTATGGTCGGTCTGACCATCGATGGTTTCAGTCGCATCGCCATTCCCGGCTTATCCCGGCTGCCGCTGGTCGGCAAGGCATTTTTCAACCAGGACGCAATGATTTACAGCAGCTTTCTGCTGGTGGCCGTCATCTGGTTGTTCTTCTACCGCACCCGTTGGGGATTGAACCTGCGCACCGTAGGTGAAAATCCGGCCGCTGCCGATACCTGCGGGGTGCCGGTGGAGCGCTACCGCTTCCTGGCCGTGGCCGTCGGCAGCGGCATCGTCGGTCTCGGTGGTGCCTACCTGAGTATGGCCTACACACCGATGTGGATTGAAAACATGTCGGCCGGCCGCGGCTGGATCGCCGTCGCGCTGGTGATTTTCGCCTGCTGGTCGAGTCCGCGGGCGATGCTCGGGGCCTATCTGTTCGGCGGGATCACCGCTCTGCAGTTGCGCATGCAGGCGATGGGCACCGAGATCAGCGCCCATATTCTGCAGATGCTGCCCTACATCGGCACGATCCTGGTGCTGGTGATCTCGACCCTGCGGTTGCAGAAGGGTGCCGGTCAGCAACCGGAGAGCCTTGGTCTCCCCTATGATCGGGAGGATCGCAAGTGA
- a CDS encoding DMT family transporter → MSANLVFLLMALAAGISIPTQAGINAQLNLFTRSPVLAATVSFAVGTLTLVVYALLARTPLPSPASLSGHPWWIWTGGILGAFFVASTVVLAPRLGASTMVVLVLAGQMIASLLLDHYGWLGYPVHPVSVGRIAGVALVCIGVVLVRWF, encoded by the coding sequence ATGTCGGCAAACCTGGTTTTTCTGCTCATGGCGCTGGCTGCCGGAATTTCCATCCCCACCCAGGCGGGTATCAATGCCCAGCTCAACCTTTTCACCCGCTCACCGGTCCTGGCCGCGACCGTCTCCTTCGCCGTCGGCACCCTTACGCTGGTTGTTTACGCCCTGCTCGCCCGAACCCCGTTGCCGAGTCCGGCATCTCTGTCGGGGCATCCCTGGTGGATCTGGACCGGCGGTATCCTCGGCGCTTTTTTTGTCGCTTCGACGGTGGTTCTCGCTCCGCGGCTCGGTGCGAGTACCATGGTGGTGCTGGTTCTGGCCGGTCAGATGATCGCTTCGTTGCTGCTCGATCATTACGGCTGGCTCGGCTACCCGGTCCACCCCGTCAGTGTTGGTCGTATTGCCGGGGTGGCGCTGGTCTGTATCGGGGTGGTGCTGGTGAGATGGTTTTGA